AAGCGCGGGTCCGCGTCGAAGCGGGCCGGCAAATCCAGCAGCTGTTGCAGCCGCTCGGCCAGCGGCGCGTCGGGATCCAGCGGGAGCCGGAACGCGCCGGGCGCGGCGGGGTCGGGGCTCAGGCCCAGCAGCGGCGCCAGCGTCTCGGCGATGCGGACGCCGTTGCGGCTGCGCGGCAGCAGCGCGATGCGGTCGGCGAAGAACAGCGCGCTGAGCGCGGCGCGTTCGACTGCGCGCTCATGCAGCGCGTACTTGCCGCTGTAATCGTAATTGCAGCGCAGCGCGAACAGCGGCGTTTGGCGGCCATCGGCCGGCGCGGGGACGGAGTGCAGTCGGATCTTATTCATACTTGCAGATAGCGTGAGGAGAATTTGACCTTGCGGCCGCCGGGCGCGCCCTCGCTCCAGGCCTGGTAGCGGTACAGCAGCAGCACGATGTATTGCGAGATCCAGGACAGGATCACGGTGGACGAGAACTTGAACATCAGGCTGAAGGCGAAGATCTTCAGGATGGTGGCGAAGGGAAACACGCCGTAGAAGGCGATCATGAAGCAGATGGCGGTATAGACCACTTCGCCGATTACCGACGAGAAAATGTCGCGGATGAAATACAGCCGGCTGGACCACAGGCTCTTCAGATACAGCAGGAAGCGGGTATTGAGCTGGCTGCCGATCAGGCAACCGATCGCGAACGAGATCGAGCCCCGCACGATGTGCTCGCTGATCAGCACGTAGCTCTGGTTCAGCGCCTCGCAGTGGCCGCGTTCGGCCAGGGGCAGCAGGCCGCAGTCGCGCTGCGACTGGCTGAGCGCGGTGAAGGACACCGCGAACAGGATCTCGGCCAGGCAGGTGGCGAACAGGATCTGGTTGGAGCGTTTCTTGCCGTATACCTCGGCGATGGGATTGAGCAGCATCAGGATGATGGGCATGGTGAAGGTGCCCAGGCTGGCCTCGGTGCCGAACACCTGAATGACTTTATACGAGGTCAGGTTGGATGCGATCGCCGCGACCAGGATCAGAAAGGACAGCACCACGATGGGATCGATGAAGGCCAGCGCGCGGCCTGCCAGATTCTTGAATGATTTCATGCGTTTTTCCGGAAAAGAATGCCGGCGACCGCGCCGATGGCGGAGCGGCCGCTGTCTTCCAGGCTCAGCGCGCCATGGTCGGGGTAGACCAGGCGGCCGCGCCGGGGATGGGCGGTTTGCAGCACCACCACCGCGCGGCGCGGGAACAGGCGCTGGCGGAACAGCGACTGGTCGACGGCCAGCGCGGAGTCGTCCAGCGACGGCTCCAGCAGGATGAACTCGTCCCAGACCGGCTGGCGGCCTTCGCTGAGCGCGTCCAGCTGGTCGAGGCCGGTGATCACCGGCGCCATCCTGGGCGTTTCGCCGCCGCCCAGATTGATGCCCAGCGCATGGCCTATCGCGTGGGCGTTGCTGAAAGTCAGCTCCCTGTCCTCGAACAGGCCGCGGTGCAGCGTGGACTGCTTGATGCCGGTGATGCGGGCCAATTCGCTGATCGACAGTTTCCTGTCCCGTATCCTGCGCAGCGCGTTGAGCTTGAATTCATGCAATACCGAGTGGGGCTTGAGGAGATTCTTTGCCTGCATTTAGGGTTCTTTTATTGGTTCTTATTTAAATATTTTACGGTTTGACATGCGTATCCAAGAGAGAATGTCGGGCAGTGTTCAATGTTTTTTTCTGGAAAAAGGCCAGGCTGCTGTGCTAGATTTGAGTTCTTATGATCTATGTCATATGCGGATGGTTAGTTGTTGTTTTGAAAGAAATAAATCCGGATAGTCTTGAAGGTGGCTTTCAGGGTTTTTCCGGATTGGTTTCTCATGATTATTTTTGTGAAATGTCTAATTTAAAATTGTCTGGATATTTACGTTTGCCCAGATTGGTTTTTTTGATTTTATGCTTTTGAATTTGTTTTGATCAACGACGGCGTCAAAATAATTGCGGCACGCAGGGGCGACAGGGATGAAATCAGTGACGGCAGAATGGTTGCGCGGCGGTGTCGGGCCCCGCGGGAGGGAAGGCAGATGAGGAGCGCATTCGTGCAAACGGCATCGGGACGCTACCTGGATGTGCAAGATCCGCAGCCGGACGATATCGACATTGCCGATATCGCCCATCACCTGGCGCATCTTTGCCGCTTCGGCGGCGCCTGCCGCCAGTATTACAGCGAAGCGGAGCATGCGGTCAGAATGGCGGAAATCCTGCCGCCGCGGCTGAAGCTGGCGGGCTTGCTGTACGGCGCGGCCAAGGCCTATGCCGGCGAGGCGGTGCGACCGGGCGGACAGGCCGGTCCCGCGCCGCAACACAGGCTGACGGCGGCGGTGGAGGCGCGCTTCGGCCTGCACCTGTCGGGCGACGACAGGGCCGAGCTGGCGATGGCCGACGCCCGCTTATTGGCGACCGAGCGGCGCGACCTGATGCCGCCCGACAATATCGAGTGGCCGATCCTGACCGGCGTGCAGCCGCTGGCGGAGCGGATCTGGCCGATGACCATCGCCCAGGCGCTGGCCAGCTTCTGCGCGGTGTACGAGCAATGTCGGGCCTGGTCATCGTCGGCGCAGATACGGCTGCGGCAGCCTTCGGTGCGCTGAGTTCGGGGAGTGCGAAAAAAAGCGCGCCGTTTGGCGCGCTTTTGCTTTTGGCCGCAGAGCCGGCGCTTACAGTTCGACCTGGGCGCCCAATTCCACCACGCGGTTGGTCGGCACCTGGAAGAAGTCGGTCGCGCGCAGCGCGTTCTTGCTCATCCACAGGAAAATCTTCTGGCGCCAGCGCGCCATGCCGGGATGGCCGGTGGAGACGATGGTCTCCCGCGACAGGAAGAACGAGGTGTCCATCAGCTCCATTTCGAAGCCTTCCTTCGCGCACTTGTCCAGCACCTCGACCACGTTCGGCTCTTCCTTGAAGCCGTAGCGCGCCATCACGCGCCAGAACGACGCCGACATCTGCACGATCTCCAGCCGCTCGTCCTCCGGCACGTAGGGAATGTCCTCGGTGCGCACCGTCATCAGCACCACCCGCTCGTGCAGCACCTTGTTGTGCTTCAGGTTGTGCAGCAGCGCGTGCGGCACGCCGTGCAGCGTGCTGGTCAGGAACACCGCGGTGCCCTCCACCCGGGCGGGCGGGTAGGCTTCGAGGTTGTGGATGAAATCGTCCAGCGGCAGCGCTTGTTCGCGCAGGCGCTTGAACAGGATGTCGCGGCCCTGTTTCCAGGTGCTCATCAACGTGAAGATGGCCATGCCCATCACCAGCGGCAGCCAGCCGCCATCCGCCACCTTGTGGACGTTGGCGGCGAAGAAGGCGGTGTCGATCACGCCGAACAGCAGGGTGATGCCCAGCGCCAGCGGCAGCGGCCAGCGCCAGTTGACCCGGGCCACCACGAAGAACAGCATGGTGGTGATCAACATGGTGCCGGTGACGGCGATGCCGTAGGCCGCGGCCAGGCTGGATGAATTCTTGAAGGTGAGCACCACCACCAGCACGGCGACCAGCAGCGCCCAGTTGATGAAGGGCATGTAGATCTGGCCGATTTCCTTGTCCGAAGTGTGGTGCACCTCCAGGCGCGGGCAATAGCCGAGCAGGATGGCCTGGCGGGTCAGCGAGTAGGCGCCCGAGATCACCGCCTGCGACGCGATCACCGTGGCCAGGGTCGCCAGCGCGATCATCGGCAGCAGCGCCCAGTCCGGGGCCAGCAGGAAGAAGGGGTTCTTGATCGCGGCCGGATTGCTCATCAGCAGCGCGCCCTGGCCGAAGTAGTTCAGCCCCAGGCCCGGCAGCACCAGGCTGAACCAGGCGCGGCGGATCGGCGTCTTGCCGAAGTGGCCCATGTCGGCGTACAGCGCCTCGGCGCCGGTCAGCGCCAGCACCACCGAGCCCAGCGTCAGGAAAGCGTGGAAACCGTGCTGGCTGAGGAAGGTGACCGCGTGCCAGGGATTCAGCGCCTGCAGCACCGCTGGCTGCTGGATGATCTGGTGCAGGCCGAGGATGCCGAGGATGGCGAACCAGACCATCATCACCGGACCGAACATCAGGCCGACCCTGGCGGTGCCGTGGCGCTGCAGCAGGAACAGCCCCACCAGCACGCCGACCGCCATCGGCAGCACGTAGGCTTCCATGCCGGAGGAGACGACTTCCATGCCTTCGGCGGCGGACAGCACCGACACCGCCGGGGTGATGATGGCGTCGCCGTAGAACAGCGCGGCGCCGAACAGGCCGAGCAGCACGATCTTCCAGCGCGCCGCGTGGGTGGTGTAATGCCGTGCCAGCGCCATCAGCGCCATGATGCCGCCTTCGCCGCGGTTGTCGGCGCGCAGCACGAAAGCCACGTACTTCACCGATACCACGAAGATCAGCGACCAGAAGATCAGCGACAGAATGCCGAAGATGTTGTCGGGCGTGGTGGGGAGGTTCTGGCTGACGAAACACTCGCGCAAGGTGTACAGCGGGCTGGTGCCGATATCGCCGTAGACCACGCCGAGAGCGGCCAGGGTCAGGCCCGCCATCGCCTTTTTGTTGTGATCCTGCATAAGCTTCCATTACGGTTGGACATCGCTGCAGGGAACGCGCAGCGACGGAGGTCCGGATTGTTCATGGCTGGATGCCCTCTCATTGTCGATGACGCGGGCAAAATAAAAAAGCCATAAAGTTCGGCTGCGCGCAGGTTACTCCAGTGCGAGGGGGCCGCCAAGTACAGCGCGGCAGGCTGTGCGCAGGATTGTTGTACTGCAACAACTGGCGAAAACCGCGCGCGCGGCCGGGCGGCGCTTGGCCGGGGGGCGGGGACGACGCTACAATCGTCTCTATTTAGCCGAATTTCCAAGGACGCATCATGCGCGCATCGCAGTTTTTCATTTCCACGCTGAAGGAAGCCCCCGCCGACGCCGACATCACCAGCCAGAAGCTGATGATCCGCGCCGGCTTCATCCGCAAGCAGGCCGCCGGCATCTATTCCTGGATGCCGATGGGCCTGCGCGTGGTGCGCAAGGTAGAGACCATCATCCGCGAGGAAATGAACCGCGCCGGCGGCATCGAGGTGAGCCTGCCGGTGGTGCAGCCGGCCGAGTTGTGGCAGGAAACCGGCCGCTGGGACGCGATGGGCGCCGAGCTGCTGCGCTTCAAGGATCGCCACGAGCGCGACTTCGCGCTGCAGCCGACCGCCGAGGAGGTGATCACCGACATCGCCCGCCGCGAGCTGCGCAGCTACCGCGCGTTGCCGAAGAACTTCTACCAGATCCAGACCAAGTTCCGCGACGAGCGCCGTCCGCGCTTCGGCGTGATGCGCGGACGCGAGTTCACGATGAAGGACGCGTACTCGTTCGACCGCAGCGCCGAGGACGCCGGCAAGAGCTACGACAATATGTACGCCGCCTACCGCCGCATCTTCGACCGCCTGGGCCTGACCTACCGCGCGGTGGCGGCCGACACCGGCGCCATCGGCGGCGATCGCTCGCATGAATTCCAGGTGATCGCCGACACCGGCGAGGACGCCATCGTCTACTGTCCGACGTCGGAGTACGCGGCCAACATCGAGCTGGCCGAAGCCGTGGCCCCGGCCGGCGAGCGGCCCGCCGCGTCCGCCGCGCTGGCCAAGGTGCACACGCCCAAGGTCAAGACCATCGCCGAACTGGTGGATTTCCTGAAGATAGACATCAAGCAGACCGTCAAGGCGGTGGTGGTGGAAGGCGAACAGGACGAAGCCGTGCTGATGCTGGTGCGCGGCGACCACGAGCTGAACGAGGTGAAGGCGCAGAAAGTGGCCGGCATCAAGAACCCGCTGGCCTTCGCCAGCCCGGCCGCCATCCGCGACGCCTTCGGCGCCAACCCCGGCTCGCTGGGCCCGGTGGGCTTCAAGGGCCGCGTGATCGCCGACCGCACCGTCGCCAAGATGGCCGATTTCGTCATCGGCGCCAACGAGGACGACCAGCACTACACCGGCGCCAATTTCGGCCGCGACTGCGCCGAGCCGGAGGTGTTCGACATCCGCAACGTGGTGGAAGGCGACCCGTCGCCTGACGGCCAGGGCGCGCTGGCGATCCAGCGCGGCATCGAGGTCGGCCACGTGTTCTACCTGGGCACCAAGTATTCGGCCGCGATGAACGCCACCTTCCTGGACGAGGACGGCAAGCCCAAGCCGTTCGAGATGGGCTGCTACGGCATCGGCGTCACCCGCATCCTGGGCGCGGCCATCGAGCAGAACTACGACGACAAGGGCATGATCTGGCCGGACTCCATCGCCCCGTTCGCGGTGGTGGTGTGCCCGGTGGGCTACGACCGCTCCGAAGCGGTGAAGGAAGCCGCCGACAAGCTGTACGCCGATCTGCAGGCCCGCGGCGTGGACGTGATGCTGGACGACCGCGGCGAGCGCCCGGGCGCGATGTTCGCCGACTGGGAGCTGATCGGCGCGCCGCATCGCGTCACCATCGGCGACCGCGGCCTGAAGGAGGGCAAGGTCGAGTACCAGCACCGCCGCGACAGCGAGGCCACCGCCGTCGCCGCCGATGCTATTCTGGAGCATGTCCTCTCCAAGCTGGCCTGATGAAGACGAGCCTCCTCCTCCCGCTGTGGTTGTGCCTGGCGCTGGCGCATGCGCCGGCATGGGCCGGCGCGCAGAAGGAGGAGGCGCTGTCGGCCAATGTCGCGACGGCGATGAGCCGTTCGATTTCCGACGTCAACGCGCCCAGGCTGGTGTTCGATGATCCGCGGCTGGGCCAGGCCTGGCTGGCGGAGATGTCGTCGCGCTTGCAAAAGAAGATTCCCGACGCCTGGACGCGCGAGCGCCTGCTCACCGCCATCCAGTACGAGTCCACCCGCGCCGGGCTGGACCCGCAGCTGGTGCTGGGCCTGATCCAGGTGGAAAGCGGCTTCAACAAGTACGCGATCTCCGGCGTCGGCGCCCGCGGCCTGATGCAGGTGATGCCGTTCTGGCCGCGCCACATCGGCACGCCGCGGCATAATCTGTTCGACCTCAGCACCAATCTGCGCTACGGCTGCACTATCCTGCGCCACTATCTCGACATCGAGCGCGGCGACCTGTACCGCGCGCTGGGCCGCTACAACGGCAGCCTGGGCAAGCCGGAATACCCGAACCTGGTGGTCGGCGCCTGGAAGCGGAACTGGTCCTGGACCGCGCCGCCGTCGCTGCGGCTGGCTGGCGACAATCTTACGCGCGCCCGCTGATCCGCGTTATGCTGCCGGTGGACTGATTCCTCCCGGCCGCCATGTTCTCACTCCCCACCACCGCCACCGCGCCGTTCTGCCCCGCCGAAGTCAACGGCAGCGTGCGCATAGACGCCAGCGCCTCCTTCGGCCAGCGCCTGCGCCGCTTCGCCGGCCCCGGCCTGCTGGTCGCGGTCGGCTACATGGATCCGGGCAACTGGGCGACCGACATCGAGGCCGGCTCGCGCTTCGGCTACCAGCTATTGTGGGTGGTGATGCTGTCCGGGATCGCCGCCATGATGTTGCAGATGCTGGCGGCCCGGCTGGGACTGGTCACCGGCATGGATCTGGCGCAGGCCAGCGCCGCGCGCTACGGCCGTTTCGGACGTGTTTGCCACTGGCTGAGCGCCGAGGTGTCCATCATCGCCTGCGATGTCGCCGAAGTATTGGGCTGCGCGCTGGCGTTCAAGCTGCTGTTCGGCGTGCCGCTGGCATGGGGCGTGGCGCTGACCGCATTCGACACGCTGATCGTGCTGGGGTTGAAGGGACGGGGCTTCCGCCAGCTGGAGGCCATCGTGCTGGGGCTGATCGCCACCATCGCCCTGTGTTTCCTCGCGCAGCTGGCGCTGCTGGACACTCATTGGCCGGCGGTGGCGGCGGGCCTGGCGCCCAGCTTGCCGGCGCAGGGCATGGACAAGGCCATCGTGCTGGCGCTGGGCATCGTCGGCGCCACCATCATGCCGCACAACCTCTACCTGCATTCGTCGGTGGTGCAGACGCGGCGGGTGGAGGGCGGAGAGGGGGCGTTGCGGCAGACGCTGCTGCTGTGCCGGATCGACACCATAGGCTCGCTGTTGCTGGCGATGCTGGTCAACGGCGCCATCCTGGTGCTGGCGGGCAGCGCTTTCCACGCCGCCGGGCATATCGCGGTGGCCGACATCGCCGACGCCCATGAGCTGATCCGCCCGCTGGCCGGCTCGCTGGCGGCGCTGCTGTTCGGCGTCGCGCTGCTGGCGGCCGGGCAGAGCGCCACCTTGACCGGCACCGTCGCCGGCCAGGTGATCATGGATGGCTTCCTGCGCATACGCATCCCCTGCTACCAGCGCCGGCTGATCACCCGCGCGCTGGCCTTGCTGCCGGCCGGGGCCGGCATCGCATGGCAGGGCGAGCAGGCGGTGGGCCCGCTGCTGGTGTGGAGCCAGGTGGCGCTGAGCCTGCAGCTGCCGCTGGCGATGTGGCCGTTGCTGCGCATGACGGGGGACAGGGCGCTGATGGGCGCGGATGCCGCGCCGCGCTGGGCGATTGCCAGCGGCTGGGGATTGTTCTGGCTGATACTGGCCGCCAACTGCGCGCTGCTTTTGGGCTGAGCGGCTGGGACGCGCCCGATGCGGCGTTGCGCCTCCTTGTCGTGCGACGGGCACGGTCTGCGTCGGCGCGCCTTGCCTCGGACGCGTCCCCGTCGCTCAAGGGGAGGAAAAGCTCGATGTGGCCTTGCTGGGCGACGGGCGAAACAAAGGCCGCCTGGGGGCGGCCTGTTTGCCTGCTCAGTCTTCCTGCGCCTGCAGCATCTTCTTCAACAGGCGGGCCAGCGTCTGGCGCTCGTCGGCGTCCAGCATCTCGATCAGCTCGGCCTCGGCGGCCAGGTGGTGGCCGGCGGCGTCTTCGAT
This genomic window from Chromobacterium violaceum ATCC 12472 contains:
- a CDS encoding phosphohydrolase, with product MQTASGRYLDVQDPQPDDIDIADIAHHLAHLCRFGGACRQYYSEAEHAVRMAEILPPRLKLAGLLYGAAKAYAGEAVRPGGQAGPAPQHRLTAAVEARFGLHLSGDDRAELAMADARLLATERRDLMPPDNIEWPILTGVQPLAERIWPMTIAQALASFCAVYEQCRAWSSSAQIRLRQPSVR
- a CDS encoding proline--tRNA ligase, giving the protein MRASQFFISTLKEAPADADITSQKLMIRAGFIRKQAAGIYSWMPMGLRVVRKVETIIREEMNRAGGIEVSLPVVQPAELWQETGRWDAMGAELLRFKDRHERDFALQPTAEEVITDIARRELRSYRALPKNFYQIQTKFRDERRPRFGVMRGREFTMKDAYSFDRSAEDAGKSYDNMYAAYRRIFDRLGLTYRAVAADTGAIGGDRSHEFQVIADTGEDAIVYCPTSEYAANIELAEAVAPAGERPAASAALAKVHTPKVKTIAELVDFLKIDIKQTVKAVVVEGEQDEAVLMLVRGDHELNEVKAQKVAGIKNPLAFASPAAIRDAFGANPGSLGPVGFKGRVIADRTVAKMADFVIGANEDDQHYTGANFGRDCAEPEVFDIRNVVEGDPSPDGQGALAIQRGIEVGHVFYLGTKYSAAMNATFLDEDGKPKPFEMGCYGIGVTRILGAAIEQNYDDKGMIWPDSIAPFAVVVCPVGYDRSEAVKEAADKLYADLQARGVDVMLDDRGERPGAMFADWELIGAPHRVTIGDRGLKEGKVEYQHRRDSEATAVAADAILEHVLSKLA
- a CDS encoding queuosine precursor transporter — protein: MKSFKNLAGRALAFIDPIVVLSFLILVAAIASNLTSYKVIQVFGTEASLGTFTMPIILMLLNPIAEVYGKKRSNQILFATCLAEILFAVSFTALSQSQRDCGLLPLAERGHCEALNQSYVLISEHIVRGSISFAIGCLIGSQLNTRFLLYLKSLWSSRLYFIRDIFSSVIGEVVYTAICFMIAFYGVFPFATILKIFAFSLMFKFSSTVILSWISQYIVLLLYRYQAWSEGAPGGRKVKFSSRYLQV
- the kup gene encoding low affinity potassium transporter Kup gives rise to the protein MQDHNKKAMAGLTLAALGVVYGDIGTSPLYTLRECFVSQNLPTTPDNIFGILSLIFWSLIFVVSVKYVAFVLRADNRGEGGIMALMALARHYTTHAARWKIVLLGLFGAALFYGDAIITPAVSVLSAAEGMEVVSSGMEAYVLPMAVGVLVGLFLLQRHGTARVGLMFGPVMMVWFAILGILGLHQIIQQPAVLQALNPWHAVTFLSQHGFHAFLTLGSVVLALTGAEALYADMGHFGKTPIRRAWFSLVLPGLGLNYFGQGALLMSNPAAIKNPFFLLAPDWALLPMIALATLATVIASQAVISGAYSLTRQAILLGYCPRLEVHHTSDKEIGQIYMPFINWALLVAVLVVVLTFKNSSSLAAAYGIAVTGTMLITTMLFFVVARVNWRWPLPLALGITLLFGVIDTAFFAANVHKVADGGWLPLVMGMAIFTLMSTWKQGRDILFKRLREQALPLDDFIHNLEAYPPARVEGTAVFLTSTLHGVPHALLHNLKHNKVLHERVVLMTVRTEDIPYVPEDERLEIVQMSASFWRVMARYGFKEEPNVVEVLDKCAKEGFEMELMDTSFFLSRETIVSTGHPGMARWRQKIFLWMSKNALRATDFFQVPTNRVVELGAQVEL
- a CDS encoding Nramp family divalent metal transporter; its protein translation is MFSLPTTATAPFCPAEVNGSVRIDASASFGQRLRRFAGPGLLVAVGYMDPGNWATDIEAGSRFGYQLLWVVMLSGIAAMMLQMLAARLGLVTGMDLAQASAARYGRFGRVCHWLSAEVSIIACDVAEVLGCALAFKLLFGVPLAWGVALTAFDTLIVLGLKGRGFRQLEAIVLGLIATIALCFLAQLALLDTHWPAVAAGLAPSLPAQGMDKAIVLALGIVGATIMPHNLYLHSSVVQTRRVEGGEGALRQTLLLCRIDTIGSLLLAMLVNGAILVLAGSAFHAAGHIAVADIADAHELIRPLAGSLAALLFGVALLAAGQSATLTGTVAGQVIMDGFLRIRIPCYQRRLITRALALLPAGAGIAWQGEQAVGPLLVWSQVALSLQLPLAMWPLLRMTGDRALMGADAAPRWAIASGWGLFWLILAANCALLLG
- a CDS encoding lytic transglycosylase domain-containing protein; this translates as MKTSLLLPLWLCLALAHAPAWAGAQKEEALSANVATAMSRSISDVNAPRLVFDDPRLGQAWLAEMSSRLQKKIPDAWTRERLLTAIQYESTRAGLDPQLVLGLIQVESGFNKYAISGVGARGLMQVMPFWPRHIGTPRHNLFDLSTNLRYGCTILRHYLDIERGDLYRALGRYNGSLGKPEYPNLVVGAWKRNWSWTAPPSLRLAGDNLTRAR
- a CDS encoding helix-turn-helix domain-containing protein, giving the protein MQAKNLLKPHSVLHEFKLNALRRIRDRKLSISELARITGIKQSTLHRGLFEDRELTFSNAHAIGHALGINLGGGETPRMAPVITGLDQLDALSEGRQPVWDEFILLEPSLDDSALAVDQSLFRQRLFPRRAVVVLQTAHPRRGRLVYPDHGALSLEDSGRSAIGAVAGILFRKNA